A genomic segment from Brienomyrus brachyistius isolate T26 chromosome 9, BBRACH_0.4, whole genome shotgun sequence encodes:
- the zgc:101716 gene encoding uncharacterized protein C8orf76 homolog isoform X2, with protein MEIFGSTFDDSVFEECRNKVPIALSSYNAKKCEPKWFCENVPTDDELEEQKVFKFRADLAYSQNDYKKALEDYSTCLSLIPKGNVAIRRDVLEGQARCHCHLGRREEPLDIADLLRKEATNTGHLTCALNLRLTVHQLFGDVGEEISVLRQLVSLHPYNPWYWQRLARCYWALSPSPRDNGCRADGHHRAEKTAEMSKGGQWTGQGADIRLKACMCFVRTRLLIHLLRIQQSSFVLQCNEIALKEVEEALRCLGPDAKTLQLISGVMAEDLVPEKMKEDSQDGESLDALCNVDFDERWYDKLKRRLS; from the exons ATGGAGATATTTGGCAGTACGTTTGACGACTCTGTGTTTGAAGAATGCAGAAATAAGGTCCCTATTGCTCTTTCTTCCTACAACGCAAAAAAATGTGAACCTAAG TGGTTCTGTGAAAATGTACCGACAGATGATGAATTGGAGGAGCAAAAAGTTTTCAAATTCCGTGCAGATCTGGCGTATAGTCAAAACGATTATAAG AAAGCTCTGGAGGACTACTCCACGTGCCTGTCCCTTATACCCAAGGGAAACGTCGCCATCAGACGGGATGTGCTGGAAGGCCAGGCCAGGTGCCACTGCCACCTTGGCAGACGCGAGGAGCCCCTGGATATTGCTGACCTGCTG AGGAAGGAAGCGACAAACACTGGCCACCTTACGTGCGCTTTAAACCTTCGGCTAACGGTCCACCAGCTCTTCGGAGATGTCGGTGAAGAGATCTCAGTCCTTCGGCAGCTCGTCTCCCTACACCCTTATAACCCCTGGTACTGGCAGAGGCTGGCGAGGTGTTACTGGGCCCTCAGCCCGTCCCCCAGGGACAATGGGTGCCGAGCTGATGGACACCACAGGGCAGAGAAGACGGCAGAGATGAGCAAAGGGGGGCAGTGGACCGGACAAGGGGCGGACATCCGGCTAAAGGCTTGCATGTGTTTCGTCCGAACCAG ACTTCTGATCCATTTGCTGAGGATCCAACAATCCTCGTTTGTGCTCCAGTGCAATGAAATAGCCCtgaaggaggtggaggaggccctGCGATGCTTGGGGCCCGATGCGAAGACCCTCCAGCTGATTTCAGGG GTGATGGCTGAAGACCTTGTGCCAGAGAAGATGAAGGAGGACAGCCAGGATGGCGAGAGCCTGGATGCTCTGTGTAACGTGGACTTTGACGAGCGGTGGTATGACAAGCTTAAAAGGCGACTCAGCTGA
- the zgc:101716 gene encoding uncharacterized protein C8orf76 homolog isoform X1: protein MEIFGSTFDDSVFEECRNKVPIALSSYNAKKCEPKVGFFLLHITGRGTRYWYKLIRRTSVCIDDELEEQKVFKFRADLAYSQNDYKKALEDYSTCLSLIPKGNVAIRRDVLEGQARCHCHLGRREEPLDIADLLRKEATNTGHLTCALNLRLTVHQLFGDVGEEISVLRQLVSLHPYNPWYWQRLARCYWALSPSPRDNGCRADGHHRAEKTAEMSKGGQWTGQGADIRLKACMCFVRTRLLIHLLRIQQSSFVLQCNEIALKEVEEALRCLGPDAKTLQLISGVMAEDLVPEKMKEDSQDGESLDALCNVDFDERWYDKLKRRLS from the exons ATGGAGATATTTGGCAGTACGTTTGACGACTCTGTGTTTGAAGAATGCAGAAATAAGGTCCCTATTGCTCTTTCTTCCTACAACGCAAAAAAATGTGAACCTAAGGTAGGTTTCTTCCTACTGCATATAACAGGACGAGGTACGCGTTACTGGTACAAGCTAATCAGGCGAACGTCTGTTTGTATTG ATGATGAATTGGAGGAGCAAAAAGTTTTCAAATTCCGTGCAGATCTGGCGTATAGTCAAAACGATTATAAG AAAGCTCTGGAGGACTACTCCACGTGCCTGTCCCTTATACCCAAGGGAAACGTCGCCATCAGACGGGATGTGCTGGAAGGCCAGGCCAGGTGCCACTGCCACCTTGGCAGACGCGAGGAGCCCCTGGATATTGCTGACCTGCTG AGGAAGGAAGCGACAAACACTGGCCACCTTACGTGCGCTTTAAACCTTCGGCTAACGGTCCACCAGCTCTTCGGAGATGTCGGTGAAGAGATCTCAGTCCTTCGGCAGCTCGTCTCCCTACACCCTTATAACCCCTGGTACTGGCAGAGGCTGGCGAGGTGTTACTGGGCCCTCAGCCCGTCCCCCAGGGACAATGGGTGCCGAGCTGATGGACACCACAGGGCAGAGAAGACGGCAGAGATGAGCAAAGGGGGGCAGTGGACCGGACAAGGGGCGGACATCCGGCTAAAGGCTTGCATGTGTTTCGTCCGAACCAG ACTTCTGATCCATTTGCTGAGGATCCAACAATCCTCGTTTGTGCTCCAGTGCAATGAAATAGCCCtgaaggaggtggaggaggccctGCGATGCTTGGGGCCCGATGCGAAGACCCTCCAGCTGATTTCAGGG GTGATGGCTGAAGACCTTGTGCCAGAGAAGATGAAGGAGGACAGCCAGGATGGCGAGAGCCTGGATGCTCTGTGTAACGTGGACTTTGACGAGCGGTGGTATGACAAGCTTAAAAGGCGACTCAGCTGA
- the LOC125749534 gene encoding protein FAM83A, whose translation MGGSAGSRAVLSHALPDSVPEHQSVPSADRTVARPSCLPDMEPQSGRFSRCHRVGKVRRRVQQIRYRSFLVSEIDLSHNESARLATDALLDRSLAAYRDVLAQEVEVDFLSREEKDYILKNTNGPRGDEEWDPEQTDASSRSSEMYCPDVVDAKPSDFDRRFPVTQGSFQLQEPPTVEVLLGSNRTSSIRDLLRESINKATTVLAVVVDAFSDVEIFCDILEATGKRGVFTYLLLDRENIHLFVEMCQKLQIAAPQLKRMSIRSVGGGTYRAKSGKKFSGLVKEKFVIIDRTQVLAGSFSFTWLSWKIHRGVNILVKGSSVEPFDLEFRQLYASSEPIPGIPGQPDPTHRPLPPIQAMTTPFTHTQEPGAQPSFWAPFASPPAPISWRPIIHRPLFCSNHATSDLSWRTIHHGPVLPVTRPNRLVLGLYHSSYVAPPSRGGICSVTGEKTGTNSTETVYLCMASQPHSTGQYAANC comes from the exons ATGGGTGGCTCAGCTGGGAGCCGAGCTGTGCTTTCCCACGCCTTGCCTGACAGCGTCCCAGAGCACCAGTCGGTTCCCTCCGCCGACCGGACAGTGGCCCGGCCCTCGTGCCTCCCCGACATGGAGCCTCAGAGCGGCCGCTTCTCGAGGTGCCACCGGGTGGGCAAGGTGAGGCGACGGGTGCAGCAGATACGATACAGATCATTCCTCGTGTCAGAGATAGACCTGAGCCACAACGAGAGCGCCCGCCTGGCCACTGACGCCCTACTGGACCGCAGCCTGGCCGCCTATCGCGATGTCCTGGCGCAAGAGGTAGAAGTGGACTTCCTGTCCCGGGAGGAGAAGGACTACATCCTAAAGAACACTAACGGTCCCAGAGGGGATGAGGAATGGGACCCGGAGCAGACAGACGCTTCCTCGAGGTCTTCTGAGATGTACTGCCCTGATGTCGTGGACGCCAAGCCATCCGACTTTGATCGCCGCTTTCCCGTTACTCAGGGTAGTTTCCAGCTGCAGGAGCCTCCCACAGTGGAGGTGCTTCTTGGGTCCAACAGAACGAGCAGCATACGAGACCTTCTGCGCGAGTCCATCAACAAGGCTACCACT GTGCTGGCAGTCGTCGTCGACGCTTTCAGCGACGTGGAGATATTCTGTGACATCTTGGAGGCCACGGGAAAACGCGGCGTGTTCACCTACCTACTGCTGGATCGCGAGAACATCCATCTCTTCGTGGAGATGTGCCAGAAGCTGCAGATCGCTGCTCCCCAGCTGAAA CGGATGTCGATCCGCAGCGTTGGGGGGGGCACGTACCGCGCCAAGTCCGGCAAGAAGTTCAGCGGCCTGGTCAAGGAGAAGTTTGTCATCATCGACCGCACCCAGGTTCTCGCAGGGTCCTTCAG CTTCACCTGGCTGTCCTGGAAGATCCACAGGGGCGTCAATATCCTTGTCAAGGGCAGCAGTGTTGAGCCCTTTGACCTGGAGTTCCGCCAGCTCTATGCCTCCTCTGAGCCCATTCCTGGCATTCCCGGGCAACCGGACCCGACCCACAGGCCTCTGCCTCCAATCCAGGCGATGACCACGCCCTTTACCCACACCCAGGAGCCGGGTGCCCAGCCAAGCTTTTGGGCACCTTTTGCATCACCACCTGCCCCCATATCTTGGCGCCCCATCATCCACCGACCGTTATTTTGCAGCAACCATGCCACAAGTGACCTGAGCTGGCGAACCATCCACCACGGCCCGGTCCTGCCTGTAACCAGGCCTAACAGGCTGGTCCTGGGATTGTATCATTCTAGCTACGTTGCTCCACCCTCACGAGGAGGAATATGCTCAGTAACTGGTGAGAAAACTGGCACCAATTCAACAGAAACGGTTTATTTGTGCATGGCCAGTCAGCCACACAGTACGGGTCAGTATGCAGCTAACTGCTAA